A genomic region of bacterium contains the following coding sequences:
- the ccoS gene encoding cbb3-type cytochrome oxidase assembly protein CcoS: protein MLPISLGIVLVAVAAFLWASKRKQFDDLDTPAKRILLDDPPPPEPTPPPTKKRD from the coding sequence ATGCTGCCGATCTCGTTGGGGATTGTATTGGTCGCGGTCGCCGCCTTCCTATGGGCGAGTAAGCGAAAGCAGTTCGACGATCTTGACACGCCGGCGAAACGCATTTTGCTTGACGATCCACCGCCGCCCGAACCGACACCTCCACCAACAAAAAAGCGGGACTAA
- a CDS encoding heavy metal translocating P-type ATPase: MSETNPKVVNETLCTHCGTPVPEQLLRPGPSEQFCCNGCATVYGILHGCDLEEYYRLRKELSDDVKRPAKVTGKDYSGFDDPAFLSQTARKLPGGLLEIELYVEGTHCIACAWLIEKILLEREHARSARLDLGRSVVLIVFDPVAQKLSDFAHALDRIGYPPHPLSDNATTSLRDTDRKLLIRMGVAAAGAGNIMLLAFALYAGEFSGIEPQYASLFRWISLGLALPVVTYAAYPFYLGAWNGLRNKVAAMDLPIALGILVSFFASTIATWQQRSEVYFDSVTSLVFLLLVGRYVLARANRWASEASVTLLSAMPKIVHGIENNGTVDKPLTEVHTGDKLQILPGETIPVDGELLTDEALISEASFTGEAKPRKVIRGEVIFAGNIVVERPVQLRAVAIGEATRLGKLSQMMREAAAKRAPFTVITDRIAGWFVSSIILLATLTIVLWWQIDPTKALWYGVAMLVVTCPCALGLAVPISFATAIGFAAKQGIFIRGAPILERLAAIDRVMLDKTGTLTEGATRLLSTRYFSDLTQADQEKITQAVAAIEAHSTHHLAAAFQRTAATTLAVSQVQQIAGHGIRGVVQFPDSNAQSFVIGTYPFVAGGRHPTDAMNAAMQELDALGATPVWVSRDEEIVALYAIGDALRSDAKTAIEDIHRQNITCEILSGDSFAAVKKVSDQLAIGNYNASVSPEAKLERVQAVMSKNAVVAMVGDGVNDAAALAAADVGISPAGSAEVSREAAGVFLIEPGIGQVAALLRLAKQAMHRIRWNLTISIAYNLVGATLAITGHVTPLVAAILMPLSSLTALYLATRKGFVWK; encoded by the coding sequence ATGTCGGAAACCAATCCTAAAGTTGTCAATGAAACCCTTTGTACGCACTGCGGAACGCCAGTGCCGGAGCAATTGTTGCGCCCCGGGCCGAGCGAGCAATTCTGTTGCAACGGTTGCGCCACTGTCTACGGGATTCTCCACGGCTGCGATTTGGAGGAGTACTACCGGCTGCGAAAAGAGTTATCCGACGATGTTAAACGACCGGCGAAAGTCACCGGGAAAGACTATTCCGGGTTCGACGATCCCGCGTTCCTATCCCAAACAGCGCGAAAACTACCCGGTGGATTACTTGAAATCGAATTATATGTCGAAGGGACGCATTGCATCGCCTGCGCTTGGCTCATCGAGAAAATTCTCCTCGAACGCGAACATGCCCGTTCGGCGCGATTGGATTTGGGACGCAGCGTTGTTCTCATCGTATTCGATCCGGTCGCACAGAAACTCAGCGACTTCGCCCACGCCCTCGACCGCATCGGTTATCCACCTCATCCACTCTCCGACAATGCGACGACTTCGCTCCGCGACACCGACCGCAAACTATTGATCCGAATGGGTGTTGCCGCCGCCGGCGCCGGTAACATCATGCTACTCGCCTTCGCTCTGTATGCTGGGGAATTCAGCGGTATCGAACCACAGTACGCGTCGCTCTTCCGGTGGATCTCGTTGGGACTTGCCCTCCCGGTTGTTACCTATGCCGCCTATCCGTTCTACCTCGGCGCATGGAACGGATTGCGGAATAAAGTCGCGGCGATGGATTTACCGATTGCGCTGGGTATCCTCGTAAGTTTTTTCGCGAGTACCATTGCAACGTGGCAACAGCGCAGCGAAGTTTATTTCGATAGCGTCACTTCGTTGGTTTTTCTGCTGCTAGTGGGACGATATGTACTCGCACGGGCAAACCGCTGGGCAAGCGAAGCGAGTGTGACCTTACTCTCGGCAATGCCGAAAATCGTACACGGCATCGAGAATAATGGAACAGTCGATAAACCACTCACTGAGGTACATACCGGCGACAAACTGCAAATCCTTCCGGGTGAAACGATTCCGGTCGATGGTGAATTGCTTACCGACGAAGCACTCATCTCCGAAGCGTCTTTCACCGGGGAAGCGAAACCCCGGAAAGTAATTCGTGGAGAAGTTATTTTTGCCGGTAACATCGTTGTCGAGCGTCCGGTGCAACTGCGCGCCGTTGCCATTGGGGAAGCGACTAGGTTAGGAAAGCTATCGCAGATGATGCGCGAAGCGGCTGCCAAGCGCGCCCCCTTCACCGTCATCACCGACCGTATCGCCGGGTGGTTTGTTTCCAGTATCATTCTGTTGGCGACCCTGACGATTGTGCTCTGGTGGCAAATCGATCCCACGAAGGCGTTATGGTATGGCGTAGCGATGTTAGTGGTGACTTGCCCCTGCGCGCTTGGGTTAGCGGTTCCCATTTCATTTGCTACTGCGATTGGTTTCGCCGCCAAACAAGGCATATTCATCCGTGGAGCGCCGATACTCGAGCGGCTGGCTGCCATCGACCGCGTCATGCTCGATAAAACCGGAACCTTGACTGAAGGGGCAACCCGGTTACTTTCGACACGCTATTTTTCCGATCTTACACAAGCCGACCAAGAAAAAATTACACAAGCAGTCGCAGCAATCGAAGCGCACTCGACGCACCATCTCGCCGCCGCCTTCCAACGAACCGCTGCGACAACACTCGCAGTTTCGCAGGTACAACAAATCGCGGGACACGGTATCCGCGGCGTTGTCCAATTTCCCGATAGTAACGCGCAATCCTTCGTTATCGGAACCTATCCCTTTGTCGCGGGCGGTAGGCACCCCACCGATGCGATGAATGCGGCAATGCAGGAACTCGATGCGTTGGGAGCGACACCAGTGTGGGTGAGCCGGGATGAGGAAATCGTTGCATTGTATGCGATTGGTGACGCCCTCCGCTCCGACGCGAAAACAGCAATCGAAGATATTCATCGCCAAAACATCACTTGTGAAATTCTCTCCGGCGATAGCTTTGCTGCCGTAAAAAAAGTTTCCGATCAATTAGCGATTGGCAACTACAACGCCAGCGTTTCACCGGAAGCGAAACTCGAGCGAGTACAAGCAGTTATGTCGAAAAACGCGGTGGTTGCAATGGTGGGCGACGGGGTGAACGATGCGGCGGCATTAGCGGCAGCCGATGTCGGCATCAGTCCCGCCGGCAGTGCGGAAGTTTCGCGCGAAGCGGCAGGGGTTTTTCTAATCGAACCGGGGATCGGACAAGTCGCTGCGCTATTACGATTGGCGAAACAGGCGATGCATCGCATCCGTTGGAATCTTACGATCTCGATTGCGTACAACTTAGTAGGCGCAACCCTAGCCATCACGGGTCATGTGACGCCGTTGGTCGCCGCGATCCTGATGCCGCTTTCCAGTTTGACGGCGCTATATCTCGCTACGCGAAAGGGATTCGTTTGGAAGTAA